One Ranitomeya imitator isolate aRanImi1 chromosome 4, aRanImi1.pri, whole genome shotgun sequence genomic window, TTATGCCTATGCCAtcatggggtaaaaaaaaaaaaaaaaaaaatttaagaaatcaaaatGTTACCGGGGGAACCTTTGCACTAGCATCTATTGCACTTCGATAGATCTTAATGTACAAACGCCACCATGTACTAGAGAATAGCCTGCGCAGTAACATGTATGACCTCAAATATTGCGTATTGCGTAGAAGCCTTTTTTCATTGCCTGCTCTAACCTCCATTTAGCAGCCAGGCAATGTCCATTGTGAACAACCCCTTTAGAAATAGCTGGATGTGAAAAACAAGACAACTATGAATTACAAACATGTCCTACAGCATGTTTTAGTTCTGGAACATAAAAGAGAAAACTGTTGTCTTCAAACGGTTTATTGAAAGAGTGTACAATGCAATTAACGGTAAGACTTCTGGTAGCGAGCACGGGCTCCAGGTCCACCAAACTTCTTGGACTCGCAACGACGAGGATCTGCGACTAGAAGAGTCCTATCATACTGAATGAGAATATCCTTGATTTCCTTCTTGGAAGCTTCATCAACAACTAAAATGAGAAGTAGATAAATGTTTATACCAGATACGTAGAGTACACTTCTAACCAGAGTGTCAGCCATTACATTGCTTATCTTAATATTTTCTTTAATCAGGATTAAGTGTCTCTAAAGAACATCTGTAAAAACATTTAAGGGCAGAATAGAGCCCAGTCATATGTATTTTTTGCGATTGGATTCAGTTTCACTTTCATCTAAAGCTTTTAAATGTAGCAATTATATCAAAATAATGGCATGGGGCGTATTTAACTCATATCATGTCAAATGAAAACTTACACTTTTGGTAATAAGCCACAAGCGACTTGGAAATGGCTTGACGGATGGCTGTaggtaaaaaaatatttaaaattatttcaaATGCAAAGTAAAGAATTTACACTTCTGCTTGATACATCATGTGGAATGGAAACCACACTACATTACACTTGTTACATTATACAGCAAGATTATATATTAGCAGGTCTATTGCATCATGAAGCAACAATTGCACTACATAAGCCAACACGGTGCTTACCATAGACTTGTGCAACATGTCCACCACCCTTCACGCGGACTCTGATGTCGACACCAGCAAATCGCTCCTTGCCCAGGAGAAGAACAGGCTCCAGCAGCTATATGTGAGAAGTTACAATTACTATCGGTAACGGCACAGTGTAAAGCAGTAGTGGTGTGTTTGCGGCTGCATCACTTATACTGCGGGATTGTGGGTCACACATGAATGCAATTATGCCAGGATAATGTGGGGGACTGAAGAGCTGGACAGTGATGAGTACATTTTAAACTTGGGGGTAGCAAGGAATAAAGCACAGATGTAAGGGAGATTCTGAAACTTCtcacattaaaggggtggtccactactaggaaaatcccttcttaaagggaacatgtcacccccaaaagcaaaggtgagctaagcccaccggcatcagggcttatctacagcattctgaatgctgtagataagccccccgatgtatcctgaaagatgagaaagagaggttaaattatactcacctgggagggcagtccgatccgatgggcctcccatcttcttaagatgatgtcctcttcttgtcttcacactgcggcgccggcgtactttgtctgccctgttgagggcagagcaagtactgcagtgcgcaggcgccgggaaaggtcagagaggcccagtgcctgcgcactgcagtactttgctctgtcctcaacagggcagacaaagtacgccggcgccgcaatgtgaagacaagaagaggacatcatcgtaagaagatgggaggccccggaccgggctGCGaagtccatcggaccggaccacccctgggtgaatataatctaacctctttctcatctttcaggatacatcgggggcttatctacagcattacagaatgctgtagataagccctgatgccggtgggcttagctcatcttcgattttgggggtggcaggttcccgtTAACATcagatcggcacgcaaaaaataatccctcacccgacccaagatcacgaaaagtggagatgctacgggtatcagaaaattgcgcaattttattttagcaaagtttggaatttttttactacttggataaaaacaacaaaaaaaaacaacacatagacatgtttggtgtctataaactcgtaatgaccttgagaatcatagtggcaggtcagttttaacatttagtgagcatagcaaaaagccaaacaaaaaacaaatgtggaattacacttttttttgcaatttcaccacacttggaattttttcctgtttcctagtacacaacatggtaaaaccaatggagtcgttcaaaagtacaactcgtcccgcacaaaataagccctcacatggccatattgatggacaaataaaaaagttatggctttgagaaggaggggagcgaaaaaaaaaaaaaaagctccagtCAGTAAGGTTAACagcacccttagggtatgtgcacacgttgcggattctctgcggatccgcagcgttttttgcagtgcagaaacgctgcagatccgcagttgaTTTACAGTACtgtaatgtaaatcaatgagaaaaaaaaaatgctgtgcacactttgcggaaacgctgcagtttaaaagtagtaacatgtcacttttttgtgaatctgcagcgtttttgtacccattccattataaaaaaaaccgcaggggtaaaaaccacagcaaatccgcaagaaaaccgcagcaaaaacgctgcggaaccgcacaaaaaatgcgacaaatctgcaggtgcgttttctgccaggacaggcagaatccgcaccagaaattcctaagcctaatccgcaacgtgtgcacatagccttaaaagtgACAAACTTGAATTATTGTATTTGGCTGTCCTAATCAGTCCCATGATGCTTGGAAAGCAGTAAGCATGCTAAGGATCTGCGCCATTTAAAAGCGACTGTCAGCATAAAAACACGGCTCAAACCAGATACAGGTTCTCGGTGTTTCACAGTGCAGCCCatcttatatacaccttcccacctgcttggtttccatatATCCCTGCCCTTCTATGACTATGAAGACAACTGTCAAAAAAACAGGTgaaggtggagatagatggaaaacaggcaggtggaaggtgtatataaatgactacacaccaagggtgcacctagCTCCAGGACATGGACTGAACAGTCAGTCTGTGCTGAAAGAGTAAGTAAGCGGTTAACAAGTGAGAAATCAGTCCAATGTTATAGTTATTTATATGAAGGGGGATGGGATTGAAgccagacacttttttttttttttttaagtattggaAACCAAGATACATTGATGTAATGTCTGGTGTCTGAGGGtttaagggccactgtcaccccctacagcctaaactaaaagagccaccttgtgcagcagtaatgctgcattctaacaaggtggctcttttagtttttggcgcatttattcccaaaataaagcgttttataacttctccaaaatacctgtctttagccaggtcctcacccccctgcttgaaacgccacactgccgccactcaaatcttcaggggcaccgccccctcagcgctgttttcgcatgaaatccggcgcatgagctgtgtactactgtgtgaggcaggcgcagtgagctctggccgtctgacgtcacagccaggcttgcagactgcgcctgtgcggccgccctggctatgaatc contains:
- the RPS16 gene encoding small ribosomal subunit protein uS9, with the protein product MTERNMPAKGPLQSVQVFGRKKTATAVAHCKRGNGLIKVNGRPLETIEPATLQYKLLEPVLLLGKERFAGVDIRVRVKGGGHVAQVYAIRQAISKSLVAYYQKFVDEASKKEIKDILIQYDRTLLVADPRRCESKKFGGPGARARYQKSYR